ATACCATTTATTGATTGTTATATCCACGGCATTTGTATAAGCAGGCCACGAGCAGGATTCTTCGCATCTTTGAAATTGCAGCATACCCGCAGGCGCGGTATCAACAGACACCAGCAAAGCATATGACTTTGACCCTATGCCGTTTATTCCGTTATGCCTTATCATTATCATCGCATCCGAACCCATATATTCGGCTGTACCAAAGCCAATTTTAAAATCAGAATATATAATGGAGTCACAGTAATTATTATTGTCATCTATAAGCAGCATGGGATATTGTGTATTCAGCGCGTCACCCCTTATCACCCTGTTGCCTGTATTACATGCATCTTCCACATACCATGTTCCATTTGTGCCATTATATGGCATAAAAGACCACCCTGTAGGGGGTGTTGCTGTATAAGTTCCCAAAGGGGTATCTTCAAAAGTCCTTATCGCTCCAAGTTCAATACCTCCGCTTAGGTCATAATTAATAGTATACGTCAGCATCTCCCCGTTGTAGACATTTGCAGGATTTGTCGAAACCGTTAAAGTTCTCTCTTCTATTGGATTAACCATTACTGATGTTGATGACATTTCATCCGAAATTCCTGCCATTGAACCGGTTACAGCACACGAATAGTTAATGCCCACAGGAGCATCAGCTGTCATTTTCATCACAACCCAGACTTTACCTTCTTTTTTGTCGATTGTCCCCGTAATATCAGAAAACTGCCATGTGATTGTCCCTGATGTTACCCCTATTGCCGGCGCGTTTACGCTGCCGCCGGTTATTGAAACAGGGCCGTAACTTACAAGTTCTAAATTTCCGACGCCCGGAAGCGGTATCGCAGCACTTAATGCTCCGTTTGTATATGAATAATCCGCGTTGAACATCACCAAATCCCCGGCTTTACGAAGTATCCCTTCGCTTTTCATCGTTATATTCATATCAGGAGGAGGCACAGCCGGCGTCCAGGTAAGGGATTCTGACGAACAATCAGCCGCAATATCCCAGTCAGATTCTCTTAAAGCAAAATTTTTCATCACCAGATGAAGATACATCTCTGAAACATTACATTCCGGATACATGCCTTTATCGGGAATATGTATTACAAATTCTTTTACGTAACTCTGCCCTCCTTCATTCATGCAATCCATACAGGGCGTCGACGCCATCCATCCGTTTGGCGTGTTTGCAAGGTAATCTATATCTCCGCCCGGCGCGGCAGCCGGCCTTGCGGTTGCGACATCAACTCCCTTTTCACTTATCACAAATATCTGCCCTTGCCCGGACAACGAAGCATTAACTTTTTCCGGCTTACTGCTTATTGCAAGCGCCATCTGGCAGTCATCATAAAGTTCCGAACAGTAATCTATTGTGACTGTTACTGTATCACCAAAAAAAGGATTTGCAGGGTTCATGGTCACAGAATTTATTTTTGGTTCCGCGAAAATATTTGCGGCCAGCATTATGAACGCCGCAAGAATTAATATCAGTGCTTTTTTTATCTTCATTTTATTTCCTCCGTTATTGCTTTATTATTACCCTTGCCTATATGACAGAATACAGCTTAAATTAGTTCCAATTATTCCAGCAGCATATCCAGGCTTATCCTGTGGGTGGCGCCAAGCGTATCAAAGGGCTGATACGCGTAGGCAAATTTTACTTTTTCTAAAAGCACCCCTATTCCTATACTTAAATTAGCGGAATCATGCCTGAAGCCGTACCCTGCCCTGGCACACAGTATCTTAAACATTGTGCATTCCGCACCCAAATCAAGCGTGGGAAGTTCATCTTTTATCCACAGCCGGTTCACGTCAACCGAAGCCCTTATGTTTAATTCCTGCGATATATCATATGAAGTGCTGACACCGGCTTTTATGTTTATCGGCATTGTATCCGCTATTTTAATATACGCCTGCTGCCAGCCGATGTTCTGCACGGCTATCCCGCCGTAAGTGTCCGGGTTGGACCCTATTTTTACCATTGCCCCCGCGTCCACCGCAAACCCTATCTTGTCGTAAATGTACAGTTTGCTGTAAAAGAATTTAAAGGTTGCGCCCGCGTATATGCCCGCAAAAACGGGCTGAGCGTATGAAATTAAACCCATCACGTCATAATTTTCCACATTGCCGCATTCATCCCCAAATTCATCTATTTCAACAAAATCAAAGGTATAATCAAGAAAAACCCCTACTGAAGTAACCGCACCGTTTTGAAGCGGGATTACAAGCGCGCCGTATTCATAATTGGTATCGGCAAACGAGGCAAAGTGAGAAAGCGTGATTTCCATAAGTTTTAAATCCGCGATGCCCGCGGGATTAAACAGAAGCGAATTGATGTCATGCGGTACGGCGCAGTAAGCGCCGCTGAAAGAAGCGGCTTTGGCAGGAGGCGATATCCTTAAAAAATCCGGACCCACGCCGCCGGCGGCAAATAACGACACGCTTAAAAACAAACACAAAAAAACGCATGATAAGCGCCTTATCCCCGCCATTTATCCCTCTTTGTTTTTAATTGAATACTTTATTATCTTATGACAGCCGCTTTTATCTTTTTTTCCGCCAGCGGCGTCTTTATGTAAACTGTGTAAATCCCCGAAGCTGCCGCGCGCCCGCCATCATCTTTTCCGTCCCATGTAAATTCATAAGCGCCCGCGGGTTTTTTTTCGTAAAAATGCACCACCGGCTGCCCTGTCCTGTCGTATATCCTTATTTCCACCTGCCCCAAATCATCCAGCCTGTATTTTATAACAAACTTCTCTCCCTTGACAGCGTTAATTACATTATTCCTGACTTCTATTTCAGCAGGCGTGGGGGTTACAACTATTTTTTTATCAGAAGCGGCGGCAACAACCGGCGCGTCAGATATTTCATTACTGCCTTTTAATGCGATTGGGAGTTTTTCATCCACAAACTGATTTACCTGCGGAATGTCTTTTGGCTCTTCCTTTTTTATATCTTCCTTAACCGGCTCTGCCGACACAATACGCGTTTCGCCTTCAGATTTTTTCTGTGTGACATATGTAACGGCTTTTTTTGTCTTTTTAGTCTGCTGTTTTTCCGTGATTTTAACCGCAGGTTCTCCCGATGCGAATTCAACTTTTTTATCCTCAACAATACCCGGATTCATTACAAATAACCCGAATATCACAGCAGCCGCAAATGCCGCTGCCGGCACGGCAAAAACAGGCCGTTTTATATACTTTATAACCCTGTCAATTACAGACGGAGACTGCTCCCCGATTTTATCCCAAACCTTTAAATTAAAATCAGCGGGCAGTTTTGGCTCTTCTTTCATATCAGAAAACACGCTTTTAAGCGCAAGCACCGCTTTATATTCCAAAGCACATTTTTTACATGTTTTGACGTGCGTTTTTACTTCACCCTCTTCAGCAGCGCTTATATTGCCTTCTATTAAGCTGTTAATCAATCCGTTTACCTTTTTACAGCTCATTTCGTTCACCTAACTTTCTTGCCAGTTTTTGTTTCAGTTTTTCCCTTGCCCTTGAAAGCTTTGACTTTACGCTTCCCAGCGGAATTTTAAGAACTTTACTTATTTCATCATATTCCATTCCTTCTAAGTCCCTAAGTATAACCACGCTTCTTTCCGCGGGTTCAAAACCTTCCATGGCTTCCATCACGCATTCGCGCAGCTGCTTCTTTTCTGCCAGTACATCCTGCCCTTCGCGGACATCCGCCACATCCACCGGGTCTTTATCGCGGCTTTCGTCCCCGCTTATGGAGTCGGTTTCATAATATTTTCTGCGTTTTAACGTATCCAGCCGGTTTATGCACATGTTCACCGCCACCCTGTAAAGCCAGGTGGACAGTTTGGAGTCAAATTTAAAAGAGCCAATTTTCTCATACGCTTTGCAGAAGACTTCCTGCGCCATGTCGCACGCTTCTTCATTGTTTCTCATATACTTCAGGCAGACAGACGCAACCGTCCTTTTATACGCTGTAATTACCCTGTCAAAAGCCTGCCTGTCTCCGCGAACCGCCTTTTTTATTTCCTGTTCGTTCAGTTCTTCCATTTATCCCTCATTTAATCGGACAGAATCCGCCCAAAATAAGTTCCGGTTATTTTTAGCCCCGCCAATTACCATAAAATGCTTTCCTATTATATAACAATACACTGTTAAATTAACAGATGAAAAGAACACCTTTTTCCCCGTGCGGCAGAATATAACAAAATATCTCAATATTTGGCTTTATGCAGGTTAGTTTTTATGCTAAAATAACTTAAATTTTTTACAACTTACAGGAGGAAATATAGATGAAACTTATGGATTTTAATGTGTTACCAAATCTGCCGGAGAAGCTTAAACCGCTTCTGGACCTTGCTTACAACGTATGGTGGGCGTGGGATTCAGAAGCGTTTGCCCTTTTCAGGGACATTGACCCGGACTTATGGTCACAGACATCACACAACCCGGTTAAGCTGCTTTACAGGGTGCAGCAGGAAAAACTTGAGACAATTGCAAATGATGAAGGTTTTATCTTCCGCATCGAAAACGTCCTTAAAAAACGCAATCAGTACATGTCCAGGCCCTGCTGGTACGACAAAATAAAGAACAATCTGCCAAAAGATTATCAGATAGCGTATTTCAGCGCTGAATTCGGGCTTGCGGAATGCCTGCCTATTTATTCCGGCGGCCTTGGCGTCCTTGCGGGCGACCATTTAAAATCCGCTTCTGACCTTGGACTTCCTTTTATTGCGGTTGGCCTTCTGTATTCACAGGGCTATTTTCACCAGTACCTGACAACCGACGGCTGGCAGCATGAAAAATACGTAACGCACGATTACAATACGGCTCCCGTGAAACAGCTTAACAAAGCAGACGGCAGCAGCATTATAATTGAACTGAAGATGCCCCACGGCATTGTAAAGTTCGCGCTGTGGAAGGTTCAGGTGGGACGCATAAGCCTTTACCTTTTAGACACAAATATTCCGGAGAACAGCCACGCTGACCGTGATATCACTTCCAAACTTTACGGCGGCGACCTTGAAATGAGAATAAAACAGGAATACCTGCTTGGCATCGGCGGTATGATTGCGCTGGACGCCCTTGGAATTAAGCCCACTGTAACGCACATGAACGAAGGCCATTCTTCATTTTTAGCGCTGGAGCGCATAAAGATGCTAATGGAAAAAGAAAAACTTTCATTCAACGAAGCAAAAGAAATTGTCGCGGCCAGCAGCGTGTTTACCACACATACCCCTGTCCCCGCCGGAAACGACAGATTTCCGCAGGAAATGATGGAAAGATATTTAAAAACCTATGTGGAACACTCCCTTAAAATATCATTTGAAGAGTTTATGAAACTGGGGCGCGTGTATCCGGAAGACAAAAGCGAATGGTTCTGCATGACCGTGCTTGCCCTTAAGCTTTCGCACTTTAATAACGGCGTGTCAAAACTGCACGGCCGCGTATCGCGCGATATGTGGAAAGACATCTGGACAGGAGTGCCTGTGGAGGAAGTCCCCATAGGATACATCACCAACGGTATTCACATGAACAGCTGGATATCAAAAGAAATGTCAGACCTTTTCTTCCGTTATCTTGGCACACGCTGGGTGGACGCGCCTGACGAACACGAAATATGGAAAAAAGTGGACGAGATTCCGGACACGGAACTGTGGAGCACGCATGAACGCAGAAAAGAAAGGCTTGTGGAATTTGTCCGCAGAAAACTTAAATCACAGTTAAAAGCGCGCGGCTCTTCAAAAGAAGAAATAGACGGCGCCGGCGAAGTGCTTTCTTCAGACGTTTTAACGATAGGATTCGCCAGAAGGTTTGCCACTTACAAAAGGGCTACCTTAATGATGCGCGACATTGAAAGGCTTAAAGCTATACTTACCAACAAACACATGCCTGTACAGATAATATTTGCAGGCAAAGCTCATCCCAAAGACGATGCCGGCAAAGAGTTCATAAAACAGATAATTCACATTACCGAAAAAGAAGGGTTAAGAAACCACATAGTCTTTGTTGAAGACTATGACCTTAACACCGCCCATTATCTTGTTCAGGGAGTGGACGTGTGGATGAACAACCCCAGAAGGCCGCTGGAAGCAAGCGGTACATCGGGCATGAAGGTTATTTTCAACGGCGGATTAAACTTTTCAGTGCTTGACGGCTGGTGGGACGAGAAAGCGGATGCGGACAACGGCTGGTGCATAGGCCGCGGCGAAGAATATGAAGATATAGCTTATCAGGACGCTGTGGAAGCTAATTCCATTTATGACACGCTTGAAAACGACCTTGTCCCTCTTTATTACAAACACGGTAAAGACGGATTGCCGCATGACTGGATAAAAAAGATGAAAACATCCATTGCCACCCTTGGCCCCGTATTTAACACAAACAGGCAGGTAATGGAATATACTGAGATGTTCTATAAACCCGCCGGGCTTAACTACGCCAAACTTGCCGGCAGCGGGCTTGACAAACCAAAGAACATAAGCAAGTGGAAAGAAAAAATAGCTTCTAAATGGGACGCGGTAAAAATAACTTCCGTAAGTTCCGGTGATTCTTCCGCGATTAAAGTAGGCGGTTCGCTTAAAATAAACGCGGAACTTGAAAGCGGCGGATTAAACGCGGAAGACCTGCTGGTGGAAATTTATGCCGGCTATGACAGAGGCGGAGAAATACTGGAAGAAATAAAAACATTTGAAATGAAAGCCGTTTCAAATGAACACGGAAAAATAAAATACGAAAGCACCGTTACACCTTCCACTTCCGGTGCTGTAAATTATTCCGTAAGGGTAATGCCGGCGCATCCGGATGTAGCTTTTAAATTCCTTCCCGGTTACATTAAGTGGTACGAATAAAATAACATCTTACGGCAGGCGCCGTGCTTTTGCACGGCGCCTGTATATTAAGGAGGGTTTATAATGTCAATGAGATCCCCTAAAGAAATGAAAATGCAGGAAACAATTATTAAAACTTTAAAAACTATATATTTAAACCAGAAAGGCGCCGACGCCGTACTTACCAACATTGACAAAGCAGAAGCGGTGGTACAGGGATTATATCCGGACCTTATCGCTAAGGGAAACCAGACTTACACTTTTAAAGTGGAAACCGAAAGCACTGTTACAGACGGGTCCGCGATAGAGTGGAAAAGTTTTTCGGAGAAAATCGGCACATTTTACCTGCTTGTTCCCGAGCCGTTAAAACCCGAAGCACTTTCAATTATAAAAAAGCTTGCCATACCGCATATTGTGATTGCCACATATAAAATCGCGGATAACAAACTTAAATTTAACAACCTGCCATAGTAAAAAACTATCAAGTCACTTTTGTGCTGATTATTTGTTCTGACCGCATTTTTTAAAGCAGGCGTTATAAAGATGGAGTGACGGATGCACAGAGGGACAGATGGACGGAAGTAAAGCAAAGCAGATGCTTGGACGCTTGGATGGTTAGAGGGTTGGCATACAAAGCCGGGGGACAAAAGTAAATACAAATAACAATTCAACTGCCGCGCCCTAAAGGGACGCGCCTACCAAGGCATAAAAACAAAACATCAAAACAAAACCCGTATGTGTTGTTGCGGGTTTCAAAACAGGGGTTGGGTGTGTTTTTTCAGTGCGTGCCGCGTAAGTATACTGTATATGCAGCAGGGACGGTTTAATGCCGCGCCGGCAAATCCGGATGTACCGCAAGGCCACGGTTGCCAATGACGTTAACACACCGGCGGATTCAGATTTATTTGAATACAAGAACACCAATTTGCGGCGCGTGCTGAAAAAATATACCCAATCCCTGTAAAACCGGATGCTTGGATGCTTAGAGGCTTGGACGTTTGGTAAAAGCAATTATAAAAGGCAAATACAACTGCCGCGGGCTGAAGACCCGCGTCTACCAAATCTAAACCAAGCCGCTGAACTGCTTCTTTTTATTTTGTTATTATGGCTTTACAGTAGGCATCAAGCGCGGACAGCGCTTCTTCTATCCCTTTTATTTTTACATTCAACACGCCCTCTTTAAGCGATACTCCCTTAACCCCGGCTTTTGAAAGTTCCCTTGGTCCTATAGAAGGCTTATCATACCATACAATAAACATTTCATTTTCATTTACGGATATTTCATCCGCCGCAAGCAGCCTGCCGGCAATTTTTAATTTTAAAACATAAAATATATTCTGCGCTTCCTGCGGCATTTTTCCCCAGACATCTTCAACCTGTTTTTTTACGGTTTCCGCTTCATCCGTGCTCTGCGCCGCGAAAATTCTGCGGTATATCCTTACCTTTTCGCCGGTATCCCATACGTATTCATCCGGTATGTGCGCTTCAAAATCTGTTTTTATTTTTGTATCCTTTTCCGGCACATGCACTTCGCCTTCAAGTTCAGCCACCGCCTCTTCCAGCATCCTGCAATACATTTCAAAACCTATCTTTTCCATGTAACCGTGCTGTCTTGTGCCAAGTATATTTCCGGCGCCGCGCAGTTCAAGGTCGCGCATAGCAATGGAAAAACCCGCGCCCGGATCCACATAACTTTCAAGCGTTTTTAACCGCTCCCTTGCGGTTTCTGTCATGCCCCTTACATCCGCCACCATCATATACGCGTACGCCTGCCTGTCGCGGCGGCCCACCCTGCCCCTTAACTGATAAAGCTGGGACAGCCCAAACCTGTCCGCGCTGCTTACTATTATTGTATTCACATCCGGCATATCAAGCCCGGACTCCACTATTGTTGTGGTAATCAATACGTCAAATTTTTTATTTAAAAAATCTTCCATCAGGTGTTCCAGCTCGCCTTTATCCATCTGCCCGTGCGCGGTTTTAAAACGTATTTCCGGCAATAATTTCTGAAGGTTCTCTTTTGTTTTTTCCAGTGTCCTTATGCTGTTGTGCACGTAAAACACCTGGCCTTTTCTTAAGACTTCCCTTAAAATTATTTCACGCAGCACCTGCATGCGTTCCTGTATAATTACAGTCTCTATGGCTTTTTTTCCGGGCGGCGGCGTCTGTATTATGCTTATATCCCTTATGCCGGAGAGGGAAAAATACAGCGTCCTTGGAATAGGCGTGGCGGTCAGCGTTAATAAATCAGCTGACGGATATTTTTGCCTTAAGTTTTCTTTATTCTTAACCCCAAAATGCTGCTCTTCATCTATTATCACAAGGCCGGGGTTTTTAAATTCCACAGAAGCGGATAACACCGCGTGAGTGCCTATAAGAATATCAACTTTACCCTCTTTTAACCGCTGTAGGATTATTTTTTTATCGGAAGCTTTTACCAGCCTTGAAAGCATATCCACTTTCACGGGATAATCCGCCATTCTTTCCCTGAAAGAATTCAGGTGCTGCGCGGCCAAAAGCGTGGTGGCGGTAAGCACAAGCACCTGTTTGCCGTCGTTTACCGCTTTAAAAGCGGCGCGCATCGCCACCTCTGTTTTGCCAAAACCCGCGTCCCCGCATACAAGCCTGTCCATCTGTTTTTCTTTTTCCATGTCCGCCATCACGTCATTTATGGCTTTTGCCTGGTCCGGTGTTTCCTCAAAGATAAACGCATTTTCAAAAGCTTTTACCGTGGAGTCAGATAAGCTGTACTTTATACCCGAAGAAGTTTTTCTGGACGCGTAAATCCTTAAAAGCTCCGCGGCCATTTCTTTCATCTCCCGCTCTATTGCCTCTTTTGACCGCCTGAAAACCTGTGTCCCAAGTTTGGACAAAACCGGTATTTTATCCGACCCCGTATATTTATCTATAAGGTCTATCTTGTAAATGGGAATATACAATTTATCATCGCCGAAATACTTTATATAAAGAAAGTCCCCGATTATTCCGTCAAAGTTCATATTGCGCACGCCTTCAAACACGCCTATGCCGTGCTCCCTGTGCACCACATAATCGCCTTTTTCCAGGTCAGTGTAATGCTTTAACGCTTTTAAGTTTTTGTCTTTTACCCCGCTTAAAACCTTGCCTTTATACCTGTCAAAAATTTCCCTGTTGGAAATAACGCACAGCTTAGCTTCCGCAAAGACAAAACCCCTGTATATGTCGCCGTTTATAAATTCAACATGCGGCACCGGGCGCTCTTTTTCACGCGCTTTTTTTATTATTATCTCTTTCAAATGCTCCGTTTCCCCCTGATTGTCAGAGGCAATATATATGGAATTTTTCTTTGTTTCCTGCGCAATCAGATAATCAAAAAGCCGGTCCATATCACGTTCAAATACGGGATTATTTGCCGCTTTTAAAGTTTGTGCTTTATTAACAGCCGATGTTTCATATACTTTAAGTTTTGGATACTTTTTTATTTTTTTTAAGATTGTCCTTATGGTAAAAATATTTTTTTCCGCGTCTTTCGGGTCAATGTATCTTTCTATCTTTCTTATTTTTTCAAGAATCTCCCCTTTTAACCCTTCCAGCCCGTCGGTAATTACCACGGTATCGCTGCCGTTTAAATATTCAAGTATGGATGTATGCCCCCTTCTTGCCGCCCCTCCCGGGTTAAAAACAAACAGCTCCGCTTCATTTACCGAATGCGTGGTGTCAAAAGTATCCGGCGAGAAATAGCGCACAGATTCCACCGTATCGCCGAAGAATTCTATCCTTACCGGATATTCGCCGCCCGGCGCGAACACGTCAAGTATGCTGCCCCTTACGCTGTATTCAAAACACTCGGATGCTTTTACGCATCTCTCGTACCCGTTGCTGTTAAGCGATTTTATTATTTCTTCCATTCCCGCGCCGGCGCCGGCTTTAATGTTAAACATATACCGGGATATCTCTTCCGGCGGCGCTATTTTTTCAGAAACGGCATTTATATCAGTAATTATTATTTTCCTTCCCTGCGACAGCATCAGTTTTATTGCCGCCGCCCTTTCCCTGGAAACTTCACGGGACGCTTTTAACTGTGTATAAAGCAGGCTGTCATCTTCCGGGTACGCCGCAATCCGCGCGGTATGGTTAAAAATATTTTTTAAACTTAGCATTTCGCCGAAGAGAGGGTATATATTTTCAGATGATGTAATCACCACAAGATTTTTATTTACAGCGGATGCCAGATATGAATACAGCACAGCCTTAAAAGACGGGTTCACTGAATCTGCCAGACAGTCTTTGCCGGCAGAAAGTTTTAACGCGGTGTTTTTTAGCCCTGCTGACCTTTCAAGGGCGGATAACATTGGATATCAGCTGCTGCAGCGGAAGGTCCAGCTTAAAATAAATTACAGCCCACATAAAAACATTAGCCTGAATTCCGGCTATTACGTCATCTATCATTATGCCGGTACCGCCGGGGAGAGATTCTGACTGCCTTGCAGGAAAAAGTTTTATTATGTCAAAAAAACGCGAAGCGAAAAAACCTATTATCATCCTTGAATCCGTATAAGGTATAAACATCATAGTCACCATATAGCCCGCCACTTCATCTATTACCACCCGTGACGGGTCTTTCTTTCCGTGTATCACAATCGCGTAATTGGAAGCCCATATACCGGCAAGCACCAGTATTACAGTAATTATTACGTATGGCGCGGGGTGCATATCACGCAGAAAAAACCAGTACACGGGAAGAAACGCGAAAGTGGCCACAGTGCCGGACGCCTTGGGCGCGTAGCCGGTATAAAAAAACGAGGTAAAAATTATTATAAGTTGCCTCATTACAGCTCACTTTCAAAAATTGATTTATTCTTGAAAAAATATTCCATACCGGAAATAAGGGAAAAAGAAGCCGCTATGAAGAAAAGGATGTACGGAATAACCTTAAGCATCCAGGTATCCTGGCTGACATCCATAAGTTCCCCAGCGTTTATACCGTAAAATACAAGGGTCTTGTGTATGGATATTAAAAGAAGCGTGGCGGAAATAGCCGTCATTTCCGTGGCGGTCTTTAACTTGCCCCATTTGCTTGCCGCTATTATTTTTCCCTGCTGAGCCGCCATGGTCCTGATTCCGGATACAAAAAATTCCCTGCTGATAATTATTATCACCATCCACACCGGCGCCACCTGAAGGTGCACAAAACATAACAGGGCGGCAAGTACAAGTATCTTATCCGCCAGCGGGTCCATTACCTGCCCAAAAACACTTATTATGTTATATTTTCTTGCTAAATAGCCGTCAAAAAAATCACTTATGGCCGCGATTAAAAAAATACCCAGCGCCACATAATTCCACATAAGCCTTTCAGCCAGTATCGTCGGAATAAACGCAAACGTGATTATTATCCTGAACATTGTAATTCTGTTTGGAAGTTTCTTAAGATTCTCGCTTATCTGCATATTTCCCCTTTCAGGTCATAACCCTGTACGCCGGTTATTTTCACGTTACAGAAACTGCCGGATGATAACTTTTTAGAAGGCTTTATAAGCACATAACTGTCAATGTCCGGCGCGTTGCCCTGTGTGCGTGCGGCGTAAGTGTTATTATTTTTCATTCCCGCAATTAAAACTTTTACTTTTTTCCCGCGCAACGTTACTTTATTATATGCGTATTTTTCGGCTGAATCAACCATTAATATGTCACGCCTTCTCTCACACTCTTTTTTTGCGATTTTTCCTTTTAAAGTATAAGCATACGTGCCCGGTTCGTCAGAATACGCAAAAAAACCGGCCCTGTCTATCAAACCCTGATTTATAAACTCCCTAAGTTCGTTAAAGCGCGCCTTTGTCTCGCCGGGATATCCGGTGATAAAAGCGCTTCTTATTATTATGCCGGGCACCTGTTCTTTTAAATATGAAATAATGTCAATTATATCTTTTTTTCTGTAACCGCGCCTCATGCTTTTTAAGATATCATCATTAACGTGCTGGAAAGGCATATCAATATAACGGCAAAGCCTTTCATCTTTTTTCATTACTTTTACAACCCTTTTTATAATTTCAAGATCCGGATAAAGGTATAAAAGACGCAGCCAGAAATATTTTTTTGTTTTTTTAAGTATTGCTTCAAGCAGTTTATCCAGTTTCTTTTCGCCGTAAATATCCGCGCCGTAATATACAAGATCCTGCGAAATAAGGTTTATCTCTTTTATCCCCGACTGCGTCATACCGCGCGTTTCTTTTACAATATCTTCAATTGTCCTGCTTCTATACTTGCCTTTTATGAACGGGATGGTGCAGAAACCGCATTTATGGTTGCACCCTTCGGAAATTTTAACATACGCGGAATAAGAGTTTAAAAGAGCGGTGTGGTTTTTGCCTTTATAGATAAACGGCTTTTCATTTACAAATTCACCGCCTTTTTCCACCGCGATTTTTATACTTTCTATATTATTGACGCCCACCCATGCATGCACGCCCTTAAACTTTTCCTTTAAACCCTTTAAATCTTTGGAAACAAAACACCCCGCAACCACAACTTTTAAAGCGGGATTTTTTTTCTTTAGGGAAAGCATTTCCGTAATCGCGCCGGATGATTCTTCCCGCGCGCTTCTTAAAAACGCGCAGGTATTAATTAATATGACATCGGCATCAGACGGGTCTGTGGTTAAAAGGGCGTTATCAAGGCATGAAAGCATGCACTCTGTATCAACCGTATTTTTTGGGCACCCAAGGCTTATGACTCCAAGTTTCATATTAATACCCCTTGGGTGATAATTTATTTTTACGAACGGAAGTTCGTGAACTGCATATCAATTCCAAAATCCTTCTGCTTTAACTGCGCCATAACTTCCTGAAGGTCGTCAAGTTTCGGCCCTGACACCCTTACCACGTCTTTCTGGATGGAAGCCTGTATCTTTTTCAGCCCAAGCTCTTTTATATATTTCACTATATCTTTTGCCTTATCCTGCGGGATTCCGTCCTGTATGGCGATGTCCTGGTGCATTTTATCCATGCCGGTCTGGACAGGTTCTGAATCAGTAAGCGCCTTTACAGGAATGCCCCTTTTAATAAGCTTATTCTTA
This window of the Candidatus Goldiibacteriota bacterium genome carries:
- the mfd gene encoding transcription-repair coupling factor, whose amino-acid sequence is MLSALERSAGLKNTALKLSAGKDCLADSVNPSFKAVLYSYLASAVNKNLVVITSSENIYPLFGEMLSLKNIFNHTARIAAYPEDDSLLYTQLKASREVSRERAAAIKLMLSQGRKIIITDINAVSEKIAPPEEISRYMFNIKAGAGAGMEEIIKSLNSNGYERCVKASECFEYSVRGSILDVFAPGGEYPVRIEFFGDTVESVRYFSPDTFDTTHSVNEAELFVFNPGGAARRGHTSILEYLNGSDTVVITDGLEGLKGEILEKIRKIERYIDPKDAEKNIFTIRTILKKIKKYPKLKVYETSAVNKAQTLKAANNPVFERDMDRLFDYLIAQETKKNSIYIASDNQGETEHLKEIIIKKAREKERPVPHVEFINGDIYRGFVFAEAKLCVISNREIFDRYKGKVLSGVKDKNLKALKHYTDLEKGDYVVHREHGIGVFEGVRNMNFDGIIGDFLYIKYFGDDKLYIPIYKIDLIDKYTGSDKIPVLSKLGTQVFRRSKEAIEREMKEMAAELLRIYASRKTSSGIKYSLSDSTVKAFENAFIFEETPDQAKAINDVMADMEKEKQMDRLVCGDAGFGKTEVAMRAAFKAVNDGKQVLVLTATTLLAAQHLNSFRERMADYPVKVDMLSRLVKASDKKIILQRLKEGKVDILIGTHAVLSASVEFKNPGLVIIDEEQHFGVKNKENLRQKYPSADLLTLTATPIPRTLYFSLSGIRDISIIQTPPPGKKAIETVIIQERMQVLREIILREVLRKGQVFYVHNSIRTLEKTKENLQKLLPEIRFKTAHGQMDKGELEHLMEDFLNKKFDVLITTTIVESGLDMPDVNTIIVSSADRFGLSQLYQLRGRVGRRDRQAYAYMMVADVRGMTETARERLKTLESYVDPGAGFSIAMRDLELRGAGNILGTRQHGYMEKIGFEMYCRMLEEAVAELEGEVHVPEKDTKIKTDFEAHIPDEYVWDTGEKVRIYRRIFAAQSTDEAETVKKQVEDVWGKMPQEAQNIFYVLKLKIAGRLLAADEISVNENEMFIVWYDKPSIGPRELSKAGVKGVSLKEGVLNVKIKGIEEALSALDAYCKAIITK
- a CDS encoding phosphatidylglycerophosphatase A, translated to MRQLIIIFTSFFYTGYAPKASGTVATFAFLPVYWFFLRDMHPAPYVIITVILVLAGIWASNYAIVIHGKKDPSRVVIDEVAGYMVTMMFIPYTDSRMIIGFFASRFFDIIKLFPARQSESLPGGTGIMIDDVIAGIQANVFMWAVIYFKLDLPLQQLISNVIRP
- the pgsA gene encoding CDP-diacylglycerol--glycerol-3-phosphate 3-phosphatidyltransferase is translated as MQISENLKKLPNRITMFRIIITFAFIPTILAERLMWNYVALGIFLIAAISDFFDGYLARKYNIISVFGQVMDPLADKILVLAALLCFVHLQVAPVWMVIIIISREFFVSGIRTMAAQQGKIIAASKWGKLKTATEMTAISATLLLISIHKTLVFYGINAGELMDVSQDTWMLKVIPYILFFIAASFSLISGMEYFFKNKSIFESEL
- the rimO gene encoding 30S ribosomal protein S12 methylthiotransferase RimO, with amino-acid sequence MKLGVISLGCPKNTVDTECMLSCLDNALLTTDPSDADVILINTCAFLRSAREESSGAITEMLSLKKKNPALKVVVAGCFVSKDLKGLKEKFKGVHAWVGVNNIESIKIAVEKGGEFVNEKPFIYKGKNHTALLNSYSAYVKISEGCNHKCGFCTIPFIKGKYRSRTIEDIVKETRGMTQSGIKEINLISQDLVYYGADIYGEKKLDKLLEAILKKTKKYFWLRLLYLYPDLEIIKRVVKVMKKDERLCRYIDMPFQHVNDDILKSMRRGYRKKDIIDIISYLKEQVPGIIIRSAFITGYPGETKARFNELREFINQGLIDRAGFFAYSDEPGTYAYTLKGKIAKKECERRRDILMVDSAEKYAYNKVTLRGKKVKVLIAGMKNNNTYAARTQGNAPDIDSYVLIKPSKKLSSGSFCNVKITGVQGYDLKGEICR